A genomic region of Desulfosarcina ovata subsp. ovata contains the following coding sequences:
- a CDS encoding enoyl-CoA hydratase-related protein → MAWTEWEKVEGFDLKEVIYEKKFRDTHGGVARVTINRPERMNAFTQDTLEELGLAIDDADHDPLIGVILLTGAGDNFGTGGDVVWESSGSAFRKGFYYGVDPDHYVKLARKPVIAVVRGFCIAGSHHLAYFCDLTLAADNAIFGQNGPRVGSPADAYCVAYASRVMGEKKAREMWMLCRRYSAQQAYEMGLVNKLVPEDKLDEEVDQWCDEILSLSPDCIEVVKASFDAEIETLPAGRLGLQSRLMLPDWFDGEEIQEGQQAFLEKRQPNFWKVREAKAEARKNKKNNS, encoded by the coding sequence ATGGCGTGGACAGAATGGGAAAAGGTAGAGGGCTTCGATCTTAAGGAAGTGATTTACGAGAAGAAATTCCGTGATACGCATGGCGGTGTGGCCAGGGTAACCATCAACCGACCCGAGAGAATGAACGCGTTTACCCAGGATACGCTTGAGGAATTAGGCTTGGCCATTGATGATGCCGATCACGACCCGCTGATTGGAGTGATACTGCTTACCGGAGCCGGCGACAATTTCGGCACTGGCGGGGATGTGGTTTGGGAAAGCTCGGGGTCGGCATTTCGTAAAGGCTTTTACTATGGGGTGGACCCGGACCACTATGTAAAACTCGCCAGAAAGCCGGTAATTGCGGTCGTGAGGGGGTTTTGCATTGCCGGCAGTCATCACCTGGCATACTTTTGCGATCTCACCCTGGCCGCTGACAATGCAATCTTTGGACAGAATGGCCCCAGGGTGGGCAGCCCGGCGGATGCATACTGCGTTGCCTACGCCTCCCGGGTAATGGGCGAAAAGAAGGCCCGCGAGATGTGGATGCTGTGCAGGCGCTATTCGGCTCAGCAAGCTTACGAAATGGGTCTGGTCAACAAGCTGGTGCCTGAGGATAAATTAGATGAAGAAGTCGATCAGTGGTGCGATGAGATTCTGTCCTTGAGTCCGGACTGCATAGAGGTCGTTAAGGCCAGTTTCGATGCGGAGATCGAGACCCTGCCGGCAGGACGTTTGGGGCTGCAATCACGGTTAATGCTGCCTGATTGGTTTGATGGAGAGGAAATACAGGAAGGGCAGCAGGCGTTCCTGGAAAAAAGGCAGCCTAATTTCTGGAAGGTTAGAGAGGCCAAGGCTGAAGCGAGGAAGAACAAAAAAAATAATTCATAA
- a CDS encoding SDR family NAD(P)-dependent oxidoreductase, giving the protein MKMDLGLTQKTVIVTGGASNIGRAISLGFAREGANVIIADIDENQANKTVEEANSSAGRAVFYKTDLTNVDMITATVKKAAEEFGGIDVLVNNVGWEHTAMFTEKSLPELQKEADLTLWSMVNCTKAVLPLMMERKRGAIVSIGSDAGRVGQFKQVFYSGCKGAVIAMSKSIAQEVGRLGIRINVVSPGATFPARSEDIGDNSLWQVELPPEEVIKKIAKAYPLGRIGRAEDTANAVLFLASDAADWITGQTLSVNGGWSMI; this is encoded by the coding sequence ATGAAAATGGATCTCGGTCTAACACAGAAGACGGTAATTGTTACTGGGGGCGCTTCGAACATCGGTCGTGCCATCAGCCTTGGCTTTGCCAGAGAAGGGGCGAACGTTATCATCGCAGATATAGATGAGAATCAGGCGAATAAAACGGTCGAGGAGGCAAACAGCTCTGCGGGTCGGGCCGTGTTTTATAAAACAGACCTGACCAATGTTGACATGATCACGGCAACGGTCAAAAAAGCGGCGGAGGAGTTTGGTGGAATAGATGTTCTGGTGAATAACGTCGGTTGGGAGCATACAGCGATGTTCACCGAGAAATCCCTGCCAGAACTGCAAAAGGAGGCCGACCTTACCTTATGGAGCATGGTAAACTGCACCAAAGCGGTTCTTCCTTTGATGATGGAGCGAAAACGCGGTGCGATTGTGAGTATCGGGTCTGATGCGGGACGGGTCGGTCAATTTAAGCAGGTTTTTTATTCCGGGTGTAAAGGCGCTGTTATTGCGATGTCCAAGTCCATTGCTCAGGAAGTCGGCCGTTTGGGAATAAGGATCAATGTGGTCAGTCCGGGAGCCACTTTTCCGGCGAGGAGTGAAGATATCGGTGATAATAGCCTGTGGCAGGTCGAACTCCCCCCGGAAGAGGTTATCAAGAAGATCGCCAAAGCCTATCCGTTGGGTCGGATCGGTAGAGCCGAGGATACCGCCAACGCCGTGCTATTCCTGGCTTCGGATGCTGCCGATTGGATTACCGGGCAGACGCTGAGCGTCAATGGCGGCTGGTCAATGATTTAA
- a CDS encoding CaiB/BaiF CoA transferase family protein — MTDTNSANKVLEDITILDFSRFAAGPYCTMLLADMGAQVIRVEQPGGGADREFGLLAPDGEAFSIKITARNKKGITLDILSDEGRQLLSELLKKTDVIVHNFTLESAEAKVLNYETLSKENPALIMAYITGFGSGGPYASKSAFDFSAKAMTGAMWLNAMPGGGPVKEPVPYADLGTGCLAAYGIMVALHHRLKTGKGQLVDASLLDTAASFVEAIGAVALYSVHGEVRHQLGNHGFATYMNILEAKDGYIVIMPYGNRIWRRLCRLLEREDMITDPRFVNDGERQKNSEIIDAIMVPWCKALTVDEVLNKLDSVRVPAEKVDTIADFVNNPQVRDRNLIEYLEYPGVGSFAAPAVLPKLSSTPGDIVRLAPKVGEHNQEIYNGLLQLSEADLSRLATKGII, encoded by the coding sequence ATGACTGATACAAACTCTGCGAATAAAGTACTCGAAGATATAACGATTCTTGATTTCAGCCGTTTTGCCGCCGGCCCGTATTGCACCATGCTTCTGGCCGATATGGGCGCCCAGGTTATTCGAGTGGAACAACCGGGCGGAGGGGCCGACCGTGAATTCGGTCTTCTGGCTCCGGATGGCGAGGCCTTTTCGATCAAGATAACGGCTCGGAATAAGAAAGGCATCACGCTTGACATCTTGAGCGATGAAGGACGTCAGCTACTGTCCGAACTCCTTAAGAAGACAGATGTCATCGTGCATAATTTCACTTTGGAAAGTGCCGAAGCCAAGGTGCTGAATTATGAGACCCTCAGCAAGGAGAACCCGGCGCTCATCATGGCTTATATAACCGGCTTTGGCAGCGGCGGGCCTTACGCCTCAAAAAGTGCCTTTGATTTCAGCGCCAAGGCAATGACCGGCGCCATGTGGCTAAACGCAATGCCCGGCGGCGGACCGGTCAAGGAACCCGTGCCTTACGCTGACCTGGGGACCGGCTGCCTGGCTGCTTACGGTATCATGGTGGCGCTTCACCACCGGCTGAAAACAGGCAAGGGGCAATTGGTCGATGCATCTCTCCTTGACACGGCCGCTTCATTTGTCGAGGCCATCGGGGCGGTCGCTTTATACTCGGTGCATGGTGAAGTCCGTCACCAGCTGGGCAATCACGGCTTTGCAACCTATATGAATATTCTCGAGGCAAAAGATGGCTATATCGTCATCATGCCATATGGGAACAGGATTTGGCGACGACTTTGCAGACTTCTGGAACGTGAGGATATGATCACCGACCCCCGGTTTGTCAATGATGGCGAACGGCAAAAAAACTCCGAGATTATTGATGCGATCATGGTTCCGTGGTGCAAGGCCCTTACTGTAGACGAGGTTCTTAACAAGCTGGATAGTGTCCGGGTGCCTGCCGAAAAGGTGGATACCATAGCAGATTTTGTGAATAATCCTCAGGTACGGGACAGGAACCTGATCGAATACCTTGAGTATCCGGGGGTCGGTTCCTTTGCTGCGCCGGCAGTATTGCCCAAACTTTCCTCAACCCCCGGAGACATCGTTCGTTTGGCACCCAAAGTCGGGGAACATAATCAAGAGATATACAATGGATTGTTGCAACTAAGCGAAGCGGATTTATCCCGGTTGGCAACCAAAGGGATTATTTAA
- a CDS encoding class I adenylate-forming enzyme family protein — protein sequence MSPLCNIHPGHGPHSSRFFNNVRFSEGYGSTETGALTTLRHKDQMRKVRSIGQANPGIEIKLVDDAGNIVTEPNQQGVLWAKARSAFIGYYNAPEKTAESIDGEWATAGDVAYFDEEGYYYLADRKHDMIISGGENVYPAEIEEVITQLPQVSEVAVIGIPHADFGEEVKALVIVKSGDSITPEEILEHCAANLAGYKRPRSVEIVDEFPRTATGKVLKRILRKPYWEGQERSI from the coding sequence GTGAGCCCTTTGTGCAATATCCATCCTGGGCATGGTCCGCACAGCTCGAGATTTTTCAACAATGTCCGTTTCAGCGAAGGATACGGCTCCACGGAAACCGGTGCGCTGACCACATTGCGCCATAAGGACCAAATGCGTAAGGTGCGCAGTATCGGTCAAGCCAACCCGGGGATCGAGATCAAGCTTGTCGACGACGCGGGCAATATCGTCACCGAACCGAACCAACAGGGGGTGTTGTGGGCCAAGGCCCGCTCGGCGTTTATCGGATATTACAATGCGCCCGAGAAAACTGCCGAGTCCATTGACGGCGAATGGGCCACCGCCGGGGACGTGGCCTATTTTGACGAAGAAGGCTATTACTATTTGGCTGACCGCAAGCACGACATGATCATCAGCGGTGGGGAGAACGTCTATCCGGCCGAGATCGAGGAGGTGATCACCCAGCTTCCCCAGGTGTCCGAGGTGGCCGTCATCGGTATCCCGCACGCCGATTTCGGCGAGGAAGTCAAGGCCCTGGTCATCGTGAAGAGCGGCGATTCCATCACGCCCGAAGAAATTCTGGAGCATTGTGCGGCCAACCTGGCCGGGTATAAACGGCCCCGATCGGTCGAGATCGTGGATGAGTTTCCCCGTACTGCCACGGGTAAAGTGCTTAAACGCATTTTGCGCAAGCCCTATTGGGAGGGGCAGGAAAGAAGTATTTAG
- a CDS encoding enoyl-CoA hydratase/isomerase family protein, with protein sequence MNFQTLLCEKDNGIVTISLNRPDRMNALSKQLLQELGAAMEEIAEDEEANVVIITSQGKAFCAGADIAETDLSAPNAALKTTKVFRTVFNSIEALPKPVIAAVNGFALGGGCELALACDLRIASDKASFAFPEVKLGLIPGAGGTQRLPRIIGMSNALEMLLTGKRINAEEAYRFGLVNRVVPADNLLEEARNLAGKLAAVPPLGIGMAKTAVRTGMNMDIGSALELEQQCFRYLTTTKDYGEERNAFLDK encoded by the coding sequence ATGAACTTCCAGACTTTACTTTGCGAAAAAGATAACGGCATTGTTACCATAAGCTTGAATAGACCAGATCGTATGAACGCGCTTAGCAAACAGCTCCTGCAAGAACTGGGGGCTGCCATGGAAGAGATCGCCGAGGACGAAGAAGCAAATGTGGTGATCATTACATCTCAAGGGAAGGCATTCTGCGCTGGAGCTGATATTGCAGAGACAGACCTTTCAGCACCCAACGCTGCCTTAAAGACGACTAAAGTATTTCGTACTGTATTTAATAGTATCGAGGCTCTTCCCAAGCCGGTGATTGCAGCAGTGAATGGGTTCGCTCTGGGTGGTGGCTGTGAATTGGCCTTGGCCTGCGACCTCAGGATTGCTTCCGATAAGGCTTCTTTCGCTTTTCCTGAGGTAAAGCTGGGGCTCATCCCCGGAGCGGGTGGGACCCAAAGACTTCCGCGCATCATCGGGATGAGTAACGCACTGGAAATGCTTTTAACCGGCAAGCGGATTAATGCTGAAGAAGCTTACCGCTTTGGTCTGGTTAACCGGGTCGTCCCCGCCGACAATCTGTTGGAGGAGGCGAGAAATTTAGCCGGCAAGTTGGCAGCGGTACCCCCCCTTGGTATAGGGATGGCTAAAACGGCTGTTAGAACCGGAATGAATATGGATATCGGCTCGGCCCTCGAACTTGAGCAGCAATGTTTCAGGTACCTGACGACCACCAAAGACTACGGGGAAGAAAGAAATGCCTTCCTTGATAAGTGA
- a CDS encoding SDR family oxidoreductase — translation MAKSFENRVAVVTGGGSGIGRASALAFAMEGAKVVVADIDVKGGEETVRMIKNAGGEAIFVKTDVSKAQDVEAMVNKAIEVYGRLDYAHNNAGVEPSGHLIADMPEEMWDRVISINLKGMFLCIKYEVAQMLKQGKGAIVNTSSIDGLIAMPCTSDYTSSKHGILGLTKAAALDYAAQGIRVNAICPGTIQTPLIMRLIPDPQVEAAKMPMGRLGTPEEVAQAAVWLCSDAASFVTGTHLSVDGGWAAW, via the coding sequence ATGGCAAAAAGCTTTGAGAACAGAGTTGCTGTGGTGACGGGTGGCGGTTCAGGGATTGGCAGGGCTTCTGCGCTAGCGTTTGCTATGGAGGGGGCGAAGGTTGTCGTTGCCGATATAGATGTGAAAGGTGGCGAGGAGACAGTCCGGATGATCAAGAATGCCGGCGGCGAGGCTATCTTTGTCAAAACTGATGTGTCGAAGGCACAAGATGTAGAGGCAATGGTCAATAAGGCGATTGAGGTTTATGGGCGACTGGATTACGCCCACAATAATGCCGGGGTCGAGCCCTCCGGTCATTTGATAGCTGACATGCCCGAAGAAATGTGGGACCGTGTCATTTCTATCAATCTCAAAGGCATGTTCCTGTGTATAAAGTACGAGGTGGCACAGATGCTTAAACAAGGTAAAGGTGCCATCGTAAATACATCATCCATAGACGGGTTAATCGCCATGCCCTGTACTTCGGATTACACTTCCAGCAAACATGGCATCCTGGGGCTGACGAAGGCAGCAGCATTGGATTATGCCGCCCAGGGTATACGGGTTAATGCTATATGTCCAGGTACTATCCAAACGCCGCTGATCATGCGTCTGATTCCTGACCCGCAGGTTGAAGCAGCGAAGATGCCCATGGGAAGACTGGGAACTCCGGAAGAAGTAGCTCAAGCCGCAGTATGGCTGTGCTCAGACGCAGCATCGTTTGTAACCGGAACCCATTTGAGCGTGGATGGCGGCTGGGCTGCCTGGTAA